A DNA window from Clavibacter sepedonicus contains the following coding sequences:
- a CDS encoding Type 1 glutamine amidotransferase-like domain-containing protein, with protein MSVHLVGGGLSDDDTPLLARFLSEATTRATDAARLEPARIAVVLVHDGLGAEWFDQYAAALRAAGACEPVAVLAPEGGSIEVAQLQDVDGIVVGGGLTPAYRQALEPVFGEIRRQVTAGVPYLGFSAGAAVAAETAIVGGWRIGDVEVVQESASEDLDEVTVEQGIGLIDVAVDVHAAQWGTLTRLIAATEAGLVEGGVAIDEGTVLIVGEGQLVVEGRGSVWSVIGSETGVTVSSAGAS; from the coding sequence GTGAGTGTGCACCTGGTCGGAGGCGGCCTGTCGGATGACGACACCCCCCTCCTCGCGCGGTTCCTGTCCGAGGCGACGACGAGGGCGACCGATGCCGCCCGGCTGGAGCCGGCCCGCATCGCCGTGGTCCTCGTCCACGACGGCCTGGGCGCCGAGTGGTTCGACCAGTACGCCGCCGCGCTCCGTGCCGCGGGCGCGTGCGAGCCGGTCGCCGTGCTGGCCCCCGAGGGCGGATCCATCGAGGTCGCGCAGCTGCAGGACGTGGACGGCATCGTCGTCGGCGGGGGCCTGACTCCCGCGTACCGCCAGGCGCTCGAGCCGGTGTTCGGCGAGATCCGCCGCCAGGTCACCGCCGGGGTCCCGTACCTCGGCTTCTCCGCGGGCGCCGCGGTCGCCGCCGAGACCGCCATCGTCGGCGGCTGGCGCATCGGCGACGTCGAGGTCGTGCAGGAGTCCGCGAGCGAGGACCTCGACGAGGTCACCGTGGAGCAGGGCATCGGCCTCATCGACGTCGCGGTCGACGTGCACGCCGCCCAGTGGGGCACCCTCACCCGGCTCATCGCGGCCACCGAGGCCGGGCTCGTCGAGGGCGGCGTCGCCATCGACGAGGGCACCGTGCTCATCGTGGGCGAGGGCCAGCTGGTCGTCGAGGGGCGCGGCAGCGTCTGGTCGGTCATCGGCTCGGAGACGGGCGTCACCGTCAGCTCCGCCGGTGCGTCCTGA
- a CDS encoding NAD-dependent epimerase/dehydratase family protein — MSDAGVVAAPRDVLVLGGTAWIGRLIAERLAARGDRVTCLARGAGGSAPDLTRFVAADRDLPDAYAAVAGADWDEVVDLTSSAEHARQAVAALAARARHWTLVSTVSVYASHEDPGADETAALVDPVDLEEYGQAKVAAERAVTAALAGRRMIVRPGLITGPGDDSDRFGYWPARFALAGDGPVLVPDATGRRSQVIDARDLADLVVDVGVRALDGVVDAVGESVPLADVLDLAAEAAGSTGERVAATDAQLATADVRHWAGPRSLPLWLPSEAAGMLARSDAGIRALGVARRPLAETMRDVLADERERGIDRARASGLTRAEELQVLATLG; from the coding sequence GTGAGCGACGCCGGCGTGGTCGCGGCCCCGCGCGACGTGCTCGTGCTCGGCGGCACCGCGTGGATCGGCCGCCTCATCGCGGAGCGTCTGGCGGCGCGCGGTGACCGGGTGACGTGCCTGGCGCGCGGCGCGGGCGGATCCGCGCCCGACCTCACGCGGTTCGTGGCGGCCGACCGCGACCTGCCCGACGCGTACGCCGCCGTCGCCGGCGCGGACTGGGACGAGGTCGTGGACCTCACGTCCTCCGCGGAGCACGCGCGCCAGGCTGTCGCGGCGCTCGCCGCCCGGGCCCGGCACTGGACGCTCGTCAGCACCGTGTCCGTCTACGCGTCCCACGAGGACCCGGGCGCCGACGAGACGGCGGCGCTGGTGGATCCGGTCGACCTCGAGGAGTACGGGCAGGCGAAGGTCGCGGCCGAGCGCGCGGTGACCGCGGCGCTCGCCGGACGGCGGATGATCGTGCGCCCCGGCCTCATCACCGGACCCGGCGACGACAGCGACCGATTCGGCTACTGGCCCGCCCGGTTCGCGCTCGCGGGTGACGGACCCGTGCTCGTGCCCGACGCGACCGGCCGTCGATCCCAGGTGATCGACGCGCGCGACCTCGCCGACCTGGTCGTCGACGTCGGCGTGCGCGCGCTCGACGGCGTGGTCGACGCGGTGGGCGAGAGCGTGCCGCTGGCCGACGTGCTGGACCTCGCGGCGGAGGCGGCGGGATCCACGGGCGAGCGGGTGGCGGCGACCGACGCGCAGCTGGCCACGGCCGACGTGCGGCATTGGGCCGGCCCGCGCTCCCTGCCGCTGTGGCTGCCGAGCGAGGCGGCCGGGATGCTGGCGCGGAGCGACGCGGGGATCCGCGCCCTCGGCGTCGCGCGTCGTCCGCTCGCCGAGACGATGCGGGACGTGCTGGCCGACGAGCGGGAACGCGGGATCGACCGGGCCCGTGCATCCGGCCTCACGCGCGCCGAGGAGCTCCAGGTCCTGGCGACGCTCGGCTGA
- a CDS encoding uracil-DNA glycosylase, giving the protein MPLTLPELVERGLMDAGWAGVLAPVAETIARMGEWLRAEVAAGRPYLPAGDRVLRAFQQPLADVRVLIVGQDPYPTPGHPVGLSFSVEPDVRPVPRSLVNIHRELRDDLGIPTPEHGDLTAWTRSGVLLLNRVLTVRPGAPASHRGKGWEAVTECAIRGLAARGGPLVAILWGKDAGSLAPLLAPVPSITSVHPSPLSASRGFFGSKPFSRADALLAEQGADPVDWRL; this is encoded by the coding sequence GTGCCGCTGACCCTGCCCGAGCTCGTCGAGCGCGGCCTCATGGACGCCGGCTGGGCCGGCGTGCTCGCGCCCGTCGCCGAGACGATCGCGCGGATGGGGGAGTGGCTGCGCGCCGAGGTCGCCGCCGGCCGCCCCTACCTCCCCGCGGGCGACCGCGTGCTGCGCGCGTTCCAGCAGCCGCTCGCCGACGTGCGCGTGCTCATCGTCGGGCAGGACCCGTACCCCACGCCCGGCCACCCCGTCGGCCTGTCGTTCTCCGTCGAGCCCGATGTGCGTCCCGTGCCCCGGAGCCTCGTCAACATCCACCGCGAGCTGCGGGACGACCTCGGGATCCCGACGCCCGAGCACGGCGACCTCACCGCGTGGACCCGCAGCGGCGTGCTGCTGCTCAACCGGGTGCTCACGGTGCGGCCGGGCGCGCCCGCCTCCCACCGCGGCAAGGGATGGGAGGCCGTGACCGAGTGCGCCATCCGCGGGCTGGCGGCGCGCGGCGGACCGCTCGTCGCGATCCTCTGGGGCAAGGACGCGGGATCCCTCGCGCCGCTGCTCGCCCCCGTGCCGTCGATCACCTCGGTGCACCCGAGCCCGCTGTCGGCGTCGCGCGGGTTCTTCGGCTCGAAGCCGTTCAGCCGGGCCGACGCGCTGCTCGCCGAGCAGGGCGCCGATCCCGTCGACTGGCGGCTCTGA
- the hxlA gene encoding 3-hexulose-6-phosphate synthase, translated as MKLQVAMDVLTTADALELAGKAAPHVDIIELGTPLIKAEGLSAITAIKEAHPDKIVFADLKTMDAGELEADIAFSAGADLVTVLGVAGDSTIAGAVKAAKKHGKGIVVDLIGVPDKAKRAKEVTELGAEFVEMHAGLDEQAEDGYTFGNLLEDGKASGVAFSVAGGVKASTIADVQAAGAVVAVAGGAIYSADDPAAAAAELRAAIR; from the coding sequence ATGAAGCTCCAGGTAGCCATGGACGTGCTCACCACCGCCGACGCTCTCGAGCTGGCCGGCAAGGCCGCGCCGCACGTCGACATCATCGAGCTGGGCACCCCGCTCATCAAGGCCGAGGGCCTCTCCGCGATCACCGCGATCAAGGAGGCGCACCCCGACAAGATCGTCTTCGCCGACCTCAAGACGATGGACGCCGGCGAGCTCGAGGCCGACATCGCGTTCTCCGCGGGCGCCGACCTCGTCACCGTCCTCGGCGTCGCGGGCGACAGCACCATCGCGGGCGCCGTGAAGGCGGCCAAGAAGCACGGCAAGGGCATCGTCGTCGACCTCATCGGCGTCCCCGACAAGGCCAAGCGCGCGAAGGAGGTCACCGAGCTCGGTGCCGAGTTCGTGGAGATGCACGCGGGCCTCGACGAGCAGGCGGAGGACGGCTACACGTTCGGGAACCTGCTCGAGGACGGCAAGGCGTCCGGCGTGGCGTTCTCCGTCGCGGGCGGCGTGAAGGCGTCGACCATCGCCGATGTGCAGGCCGCGGGCGCCGTGGTCGCCGTCGCGGGCGGCGCGATCTACTCGGCCGACGACCCGGCCGCGGCCGCCGCCGAGCTGCGGGCCGCCATCCGCTGA
- a CDS encoding CPBP family intramembrane glutamic endopeptidase, with the protein MSAQEPTTPDHAENPGPPVAPPVDPGAPPAAGTPGTLPPELPPLPERPPVPYHHGLRDTGGPWRGIVALVLFGVAFLGLSLVFGGAAILIEILTGRMDPHDEASLTTMTPIVLLATNLSLAALIPVSMLLQRWLFGVRMGAMSSIAGRFRWRWLGRVATVMAPVFLVYIGVTFALDPSGEVRFDGEVMLYLAIVLLTTPLQAAGEEYGFRGLIQRSVGSWFRSTSIALVVGAVVSSSLFALAHLAEDPWLIAYYFVFGLSATISARLTGGLEAPVLIHALNNTLLFIPTVILGQMSQSFDRSAGTGGPFMLLPMAVVLGSALLTGWWARRHRMESVAPRPLTAKEERRERERAWWAEERQRQASLAAWSAPTGSAAPPA; encoded by the coding sequence ATGAGCGCACAGGAGCCGACCACGCCCGACCACGCCGAGAACCCCGGCCCGCCGGTCGCGCCGCCCGTCGACCCCGGCGCTCCCCCTGCGGCCGGGACGCCCGGCACGCTCCCGCCCGAGCTGCCCCCTCTCCCCGAGCGCCCGCCCGTCCCTTACCACCACGGCCTCCGGGACACGGGCGGCCCGTGGCGCGGCATCGTGGCGCTCGTCCTGTTCGGCGTCGCGTTCCTCGGCCTGTCCCTCGTGTTCGGCGGAGCCGCCATCCTCATCGAGATTCTCACGGGCCGGATGGACCCTCACGACGAGGCGTCCCTCACGACCATGACGCCCATCGTCCTGCTCGCCACGAACCTGTCGCTCGCCGCGCTGATCCCCGTCTCGATGCTCCTGCAGCGCTGGCTCTTCGGCGTGCGGATGGGCGCGATGTCCTCCATCGCCGGCCGCTTCCGCTGGCGCTGGCTCGGCCGCGTCGCGACCGTGATGGCGCCCGTCTTCCTCGTCTACATCGGCGTCACGTTCGCGCTCGACCCCTCGGGCGAGGTCCGGTTCGACGGCGAGGTCATGCTGTACCTGGCGATCGTGCTGCTCACCACCCCGCTGCAGGCGGCGGGCGAGGAGTACGGGTTCCGGGGCCTCATCCAGCGCTCGGTCGGATCCTGGTTCCGCAGCACCTCCATCGCCCTCGTGGTCGGCGCGGTGGTCTCCAGCTCCCTCTTCGCGCTCGCGCACCTCGCGGAGGACCCGTGGCTCATCGCCTACTACTTCGTGTTCGGCCTCTCCGCCACGATCTCGGCCCGGCTCACGGGCGGCCTCGAGGCCCCCGTCCTCATCCACGCCCTCAACAACACGCTCCTGTTCATCCCCACCGTGATCCTCGGCCAGATGTCGCAGAGCTTCGACCGCAGCGCGGGCACCGGCGGCCCGTTCATGCTCCTGCCGATGGCCGTCGTGCTCGGATCCGCGCTCCTCACCGGCTGGTGGGCGCGCCGTCACCGGATGGAGTCGGTCGCGCCCCGCCCGCTCACCGCGAAGGAGGAGCGGCGGGAGCGGGAGCGGGCGTGGTGGGCCGAGGAGCGGCAGCGCCAGGCGTCGCTCGCCGCCTGGTCCGCTCCCACAGGCTCGGCCGCTCCGCCGGCTTGA
- a CDS encoding LuxR C-terminal-related transcriptional regulator has product MPSRTHPADPAAHSAADAVALLDGLHDALAAPLQEVADALSGLMQPVVAHRALVIFTEDCTGRPRKKAGEAEVVENVTIAELDRILASLADASGDTADAGSAWAVQRPVGGRPRTIAAWRADTGALLVLVDPVAAHDDVPAARELVRALWRSVAHGIRQQVAAAPPAYLAEARAVSSERARIVSELGDAHATTLESLLAVLRSSRTGDAAARQTAADLATNAMVELRAASDRDRSLGEEPVARAFARLRDDLRPLVRFRDLDVQFVEPPVEGRALPGEVAHAGRAIVRGAVLALVEQPDVTRVRIQWDCDGSNLLVGIRDDGAGATTADLDALRRLTDRVAALDGELDVTATPGWGSEIAVRLPLDAPAAGLDAAGEAGLSAREREVLALVAGGSRNRAIATSLGISENTVKFHVANLLRKMGASTRAELAGLVRG; this is encoded by the coding sequence ATGCCGTCCCGGACCCACCCCGCCGATCCCGCCGCCCACTCCGCCGCCGACGCGGTCGCGCTCCTCGACGGGCTGCACGACGCGCTCGCCGCCCCGCTGCAGGAGGTGGCGGACGCCCTGTCCGGCCTGATGCAGCCCGTGGTCGCGCACCGCGCACTCGTCATCTTCACGGAGGACTGCACCGGCCGTCCGCGCAAGAAAGCGGGCGAGGCCGAGGTCGTCGAGAACGTGACCATCGCCGAGCTCGACCGGATCCTGGCGAGCCTCGCCGACGCGTCCGGCGACACCGCAGACGCCGGCTCCGCCTGGGCCGTCCAGCGCCCCGTCGGCGGCCGACCCCGCACGATCGCCGCGTGGCGCGCCGACACGGGCGCGCTCCTCGTGCTCGTGGATCCCGTCGCGGCGCACGACGACGTGCCCGCCGCCCGCGAGCTGGTGCGGGCGCTGTGGCGGAGCGTCGCCCACGGGATCCGGCAGCAGGTCGCGGCCGCACCGCCCGCCTACCTGGCGGAGGCGCGTGCCGTGTCCTCGGAGCGCGCCCGGATCGTGTCCGAGCTGGGCGACGCGCACGCCACCACTCTGGAGTCGCTCCTCGCCGTGCTGCGCTCCTCGCGCACGGGCGACGCGGCCGCCCGGCAGACCGCGGCCGACCTCGCGACCAACGCCATGGTCGAGCTGCGCGCCGCGAGCGACCGCGACCGCTCGCTCGGCGAGGAGCCCGTCGCGCGCGCGTTCGCCCGGCTCCGCGACGACCTCCGCCCGCTCGTGCGGTTCCGCGACCTCGACGTGCAGTTCGTGGAGCCGCCCGTGGAGGGGCGCGCGCTACCGGGCGAGGTCGCGCACGCGGGTCGGGCCATCGTGCGCGGCGCCGTGCTCGCGCTCGTGGAGCAGCCGGACGTGACGCGGGTGCGGATCCAGTGGGACTGCGACGGCAGCAACCTGCTCGTCGGGATCCGCGACGACGGCGCGGGCGCGACCACCGCCGACCTCGACGCGCTCCGCCGCCTCACCGACCGCGTCGCCGCGCTCGACGGCGAGCTCGACGTGACGGCGACGCCCGGCTGGGGATCCGAGATCGCCGTCCGCCTGCCGCTCGACGCGCCCGCCGCCGGCCTCGACGCCGCGGGGGAGGCCGGGCTCAGCGCGCGCGAGCGGGAGGTGCTCGCGCTCGTCGCCGGCGGATCCCGCAACCGCGCCATCGCGACCTCGCTCGGGATCAGCGAGAACACGGTGAAGTTCCACGTGGCGAACCTGCTGCGGAAGATGGGCGCGTCCACCCGCGCGGAGCTCGCGGGGCTCGTGCGCGGCTGA
- a CDS encoding GNAT family N-acetyltransferase has translation MLEEEYQTRRRLPAHLRKPAPPLPVFSYEIRPAVTSDLPDIREIYNHYVMNSTVTFDETRMTLARWRGRFGQLERMGMPFLVAVSPSGQVLGYALVEPVGNRRSSRTTVEDSIYLGAASTGKGLGRALLVALVDACREARIREVIAVIADQGADASIRLHASLGFTESGRMGRVGWKFGRWLGTVTMQLTLKPAERPSLWERTRRRATPGAAAPRPTTPAPAPAAPPSR, from the coding sequence ATGCTCGAGGAGGAATACCAGACCAGGCGCCGCCTGCCCGCCCACCTCCGGAAGCCCGCACCGCCGCTGCCCGTCTTCTCCTACGAGATCCGGCCGGCCGTCACGTCCGACCTCCCGGACATCCGCGAGATCTACAACCACTACGTCATGAACAGCACCGTCACCTTCGACGAGACGCGCATGACCCTCGCCCGGTGGCGCGGCCGGTTCGGGCAGCTCGAGCGGATGGGCATGCCGTTCCTCGTCGCCGTCTCGCCGTCGGGGCAGGTGCTCGGGTACGCGCTCGTCGAGCCCGTGGGCAACCGGCGGTCGTCCCGGACGACGGTCGAGGACTCGATCTACCTCGGCGCGGCGTCCACCGGCAAGGGGCTCGGGCGGGCGTTGCTCGTGGCACTCGTCGACGCATGCCGGGAGGCGCGGATCCGCGAGGTCATCGCGGTCATCGCGGACCAGGGCGCGGACGCCTCGATCCGGCTGCACGCGTCGCTCGGCTTCACGGAGAGCGGGCGGATGGGGCGCGTCGGCTGGAAGTTCGGCCGCTGGCTCGGCACCGTAACCATGCAGCTGACGCTCAAGCCGGCGGAGCGGCCGAGCCTGTGGGAGCGGACCAGGCGGCGAGCGACGCCTGGCGCTGCCGCTCCTCGGCCCACCACGCCCGCTCCCGCTCCCGCCGCTCCTCCTTCGCGGTGA
- the hxlB gene encoding 6-phospho-3-hexuloisomerase, whose protein sequence is MTNSTPDPRPTGDAPVDVATALTLIADENARVARALAEPDLAARLDEAARVIRDGRRVFALGAGRSGLALRMTAMRFMHLGLDAHVVGEATSPAIAEGDVLLVASGSGTTAGIVAAAQTAHDVGARIVALTTADDSPLADLADVTVLIPAAAKQDHGGTVSAQYAGGLFELSVALVGDAVFHALWQASGLSADELWPRHANLE, encoded by the coding sequence GTGACCAACTCGACGCCCGACCCCCGCCCGACCGGCGACGCCCCCGTCGACGTGGCCACGGCCCTCACGCTCATCGCCGACGAGAACGCCCGCGTCGCGCGCGCGCTGGCCGAGCCGGACCTCGCGGCGCGCCTCGACGAGGCCGCGCGCGTGATCCGCGACGGCCGCCGCGTCTTCGCCCTCGGCGCCGGCCGCTCCGGCCTGGCGCTCCGCATGACCGCCATGCGGTTCATGCACCTGGGGCTCGACGCCCACGTCGTCGGCGAGGCCACGTCGCCCGCGATCGCGGAGGGCGACGTCCTCCTCGTCGCGAGCGGATCCGGCACCACGGCCGGCATCGTCGCGGCGGCGCAGACCGCGCACGACGTCGGCGCACGGATCGTCGCGCTCACGACGGCCGACGACTCCCCGCTCGCCGACCTCGCGGACGTGACCGTGCTGATCCCCGCGGCCGCCAAGCAGGACCACGGCGGCACGGTCTCGGCGCAGTACGCGGGCGGGCTCTTCGAGCTCTCCGTCGCGCTCGTCGGCGACGCGGTATTCCACGCGCTGTGGCAGGCGTCCGGCCTCTCGGCCGACGAGCTGTGGCCGCGTCACGCCAACCTCGAGTGA